taagcgaagttttggtcattataaatgcgtattttatcagtttagtccataatgtacaataaatggttattctcactatgcactcttctgtcttcttccttgcccaggaaatatctatgcaaagctaatcaagatggacctgccctgtcttgattgactgtatgtgcgaattacattaagtagctaatccgctaaaaaatgaggaaaacaaacaatagttaaatagatctgttaaaccttcacaaaaaaaaacattgtgtttagaaaagaaatatctttttattaaatttacaagattatgtatataatatcttccaactccatTCAACTTccttaaatataatttaaaaaaaagtcttaccccgggtattgaacagctggctcacggccctcttgcacttggcgcgaggcacaaggctcataccactggcgcaactgttccccttagataagcgaagttttggtcattataaatgcgtattttatcagtttagtccataatgtacaataaatggttattctcactatgcactcttctctcttcttccttgcccaggaaatatctatgcaaagctaaCCAAGATGGACccgccctgtcttgattgactgtatttGCGAATAACATTAagtagctaatccgctaaaaaatgaggaaaacaaacaatagttaaatagatctgttaaaccttcacaaaaaaaaattgtgtttagaaaagaaatctttttttattaaatttacaaaattatgtatataatatcttccaactccataaaacttccttaaaaataataaaaaaaaaagtcttaccccgggtattgaacagctggcccacggccctcttgcacttggcgcgaggcacaaggctcataccactggcgcaactgttccccttagataagcgaagttttggtcactataaatgcgtattttatcagtttagtccataatgtacaataaatggttattctcactatgcactcttctctcttcttccttgcccaggaaatatctatgcaaagctaatcaagatggacctgccctgtcttgattgactgtatgtgcgaattgcattaagtagctaatccgctaaaaaatgaggaaaacaaacaatagttaaatagatctgttaaaccttcacaaaaaaaaattgtgtttagaaaagaaacctttttttattaaatttacaaaatcatgtatataatatcttccaactccataaaacttccttaaatataattttaaaaaaagtcttaccccgggtattgaacagctggcccacggccctcttgcacttggcgcgaggcacaaggctcataccactggcgcaactgttccccttagataagcgaagttttggtcattataaatgcgtattttatcagtttagtccataatgtacaataaatggttattctcactatgcactcttctctcttcttccttgcccaggaaatatctatgcaaagctaatcaagatggacctgccctgtcttgattgactgtatttGCGAATAACATTAagtagctaatccgctaaaaaatgaggaaaacaaacaatagttaaatagatctgttaaaccttcacaaaaaaaaattgtgtttagaaaagaaatctttttttattaaatttacaaaattatgtatataatatcttccaactccataaaacttccttaaaaataattaaaaaaaagtcttaccccgggtatcgaacagctggctcacggccctcttgcacttggcgcgaggcacaaggctcataccactggcgcaactgttccccttagataagcgaagttttggtcattataaatgcgtattttatcagtttagtccataatgtacaataaatggttattctcactatgcactcttctgtcttcttccttgcccaggaaatatctatgcaaagctaatcaagatggatctgccctgtcttgattgactgtatgtgcgaattacattaagtagctaatccgctaaaaaatgaggaaaacaaacaatagttaaatagatctgttaaaccttcacaaaaaaaaattgtgtttagaaaagaaatctttttttattaaatttacaaaattatgtatataatatcttccaactccataaaacttccttaaaaataatataaaaaaaagtcttaccccgggtattgaacagctggctcacggccctcttgcacttggcgcgaggcacaaggctcataccactggcgcaactgttccccttagataagcgaagttttggtcattataaatgcgtattttatcagtttagtctataatgtacaataaatgtttattctcactatgcactcttctctcttcttccttgcccaggaaatatctatgcaaagctaaCCAAGATGGACccgccctgtcttgattgactgtatttGCGAATTGCATTAagtagctaatccgctaaaaaatgaggaaaacaaacaatagttaaatagatctgttaaaccttaaaaaaaattgtttttcgaacagaaatctctttttattaaatttacaaaattatgtatataatatattccaactccataaaacttccttaaaaataataaaaaaaaagtcttaccccgggtattgaacagctggctcacggccctcttgcacttggcgcgaggcacaaggctcataccactggcgcaactgttccccctagataagcgaagttttggtcattataaatgcgtattttatcagtttagtccataatgtacaataaatggttattctcactatgcactcttctctcttcttccttgcccaggaaatatctatgcaaagctaaCCAAGATGGACccgccctgtcttgattgactgtatttGAGAATTGCATTAagtagctaatccgctaaaaaatgaggaaaacaaacaatagttaaatagatctgttaaaccttaaaaaaaaaattttttcgaacagaaatctctttttattaaatttacaaaattatgtatataatatcttccaactccataaaacttccttaaaaataataaaaaaaaagtcttaccccgggtattgaacagctggctcacggccctcttgcacttggcgcgaggcacaaggctcataccactggcgcaactgttccccctagataagcgaagttttggtcattataaatgcgtattttatcagtttagtccataatgtacaataaatggttattctcactatgcactcttctctcttcttccttgcccaggaaatatctatgcaaagctaaCCAAGATGGACccgccctgtcttgattgactgtatttGAGAATTGCATTAagtagctaatccgctaaaaaatgaggaaaacaaacaatagttaaatagatctgttaaaccttaaaaaaaaaattttttcgaacagaaatctctttttattaaatttacaaaattatgtatataatatcttccaactccataaaacttccttaaaaataataaaaaaaaagtcttaccccgggtattgaacagctggctcacggccctcttgcacttggcgcgaggcacaaggctcataccactggcgcaactgttccccttagataagcgaagttttggtcattataaatgcgtattttatcagtttagtccataatgtacaataaatggttattctcactatgcactcttctctcttcttccttgcccaggaaatatctatgcaaagctaatcaagatggacctgccctgtcttgattgactgtatgtgcgaattgcattaagtagctaatccgctaaaatatgagaaaaacaaacaatagttaaatagatctgttaaaccttcacaaaaaaaaattgtgtttagaaaagaaatctttttttattaaatttacaaaattatgtatatacgagtaacctgagccccgtttgAATCCGGGGAATTTTGGTCTAGCGTTAAGTTGGACTGTTTTGcttttcgcttttctgtagcacgATCTGCCCGTAAAAGAATTTATCGtgagaaatctgcccagtaccttacttgaagatttcgtcatcacggcgagacatctggtggtgatgctggttgttacgtcatcaaagattgcgtcatcacggcgacgacatctagTGGTGATTgacatgtttgggcatgttccattttgggggaggagcctgtgttgacacagacacaggctcctcccccaaaattgtccgtgacagacacaggctcctcccccaaaagcttgttcttttaagatagaaaagcaagcttatcagctcgccgcgaagggatagtcgtaagccagttgaaaactgtcttaaatgataaattcagggcctattgttaagtcggacttattcacaattcacacttttcttcacatactttttggttttaaaaggggtttttctgtcacagtccaatatccttgcaagttatttacgtttagtttgctcaactcaaatgtacctatttttacacataaagttcaataattgaatttaaaaataaccatctttaagTTTAATAGCTGCAAAACTTAAATACAAATCaaatctggttattgcgtcatggttgggtaatcaaagattgcgtcatcacggcgatgctatgaacatctggtggtttttaatcatgtttaaccatccataacgtatatatttcaataaaaaatattcgacaagaattaattttaaacttaacacgttattttaaacttaacacgttaagtaaatgacaagcacgttaagaatggaaagtggaatttaaacctaaggtaaaaaagttgtagtcgccaccgcaagatgtcaccagtcattaagtgaaaaagttgtagtcgccaccgcaagatgtcactcatcaattattttaacagtttttcattaattacaggagaactaatcaagcaaatgaaataacttttgttctggtcgcaccgcatattttttgtctaatttttaagaccaaaaagtccgaaatctgtcatgaaacacccgagctatggagcgttacatacatacatacagacagacagacagacagacagacaaagtgacatagcttttttttttctgcgtatgcgattattagcttcgcccttcgggctcgcaattataTATGGaatatcttccaactccataaaacttccttaaaaataataaaaaaaaagtcttaccccgggtattgaacagctggctcacggccctcttgcacttggcgcgaggcacaaggcATGAATTTGGAAGACATTTTCAGTCGGTGGCTGGAAAATGTGAAAATGTCTGAGTTTTGACGCGACGCTCGCGCCACCTGGCGGCCGGAGGACATAAGCGCTACATTATGCAAGGCATACCCAGAGGGCATACCTGTCTGGAGCTGAAAATTGGTTGCATGCTTTCATTCCGAAGTGGAAAATGCTATGAATGTAAGAAATAAATCACTAACAATATGAACAATAAACATGCCTGAACACATTCCAAGAGGCAAGAACGGAAGTtaggtaaaataaaacatgccTATGTTACAATAAAATGGTAACCTTTCTTAGGATGCAAGAAGGGAATGCTAACTTAACAAATCTGAAATGATACCATACCACATTTAGTGGGTTGGAGGACAGAATGACAGATTTCTTTGGAAGGACATGGTCTTCTATGTTCTCAACATTTTTGGTTATCTCTGAATATCAACCCAAAAATACTTATCAATAAAATACACGCAAACACTGAGCAGACACAAATCAAGTGAAACCATGCCAAAATGTCAGCACCATGAAAAGCTGAGAACAGCAAGCACATTAGATTGCTTTACCAGAGACTGCTCCAACAAACACCAACCACCTGCTTCAAAGCAAAGTgaaataatacaatttttaaaatgttattagTTTAAAGTGAAACGCTACACTAAAGGGAGCATCAATTGGCACAACCCAACAGAATAAATTAAAGAGTTCAAGCTTAAATTGAAGAAGATATTGTTCTActtaaataaatatcaaaacaaaatcacCCAGGTAATGGACTAGAGAAAATTTGTAACTAGGAAGATCCATTAGAAAACAATTCACTCGataaatattgaataaaactacAATTTCAACTCAATTTACCTGTTTGATAGTCTTCCCACACAGGTAAGTAGATAAGGTTTACTTCAATTGCCATCAATTCTCACTTCATCACAATACCGAGGTAAGACATTAATAGGAACCACTGTAATTAAGTCACAACATTTAAATACACATTTTCCAAAGGACAATAATTGACAGCTAAAATTCCAGTTACCTTGTTGTAATCCACGGAGATCTGGCGAACCGTCGACCAGAATCGATCACGTGCTGGTAATGGAATGTCCTTCCCACTGTAATGCAGtcagaaatgttttaattaatcCTTGTTACCTTTTCTAGATCTATAAATTAAATCtacaatttcaataaattttcttcaaaGTTTGACGCGACGAACTGCAAATTCTCATTACACCTTTCGAAGTCCTGTGAGAAAATTTGCAAATGAACAGCAGAGTGCAGACAGCAGAAAACGCCAAACGTTCTTTGGTGGAAGATGAGTGGCGTTGGCGTTGCCAATTTGGTGCAACTCGGCCgtctaataaaatatattttgcaaCTCTTCCAAtatagaatttttgtttttcaaaatatgaaTTCCAAGATTAATTACAGATTAAGatcacttgtttttttctctctataagAGTAGAAATGTTTCTTAGGAATTAGTTACTTGGGTATGTTAGTTGCATAGGATCATTTTTCGAAAGCATTACAGACATTATAGAATAGGATGTTAATCTATAGCTCTTTTGTTGAGGAGTGAAAAGGACTGAAAAAGACACTCCACTTACAGACAACAATAAAACATTAGCTGCCTCTAAATGAGATTGGAGATAATCCAACTGATGGTGTAAATGGGTAAGTAGGGAATCTGCTTTGGAGCCAGGTGGTCGCTCAGGCTAGCAATCGAAAAATGTCATGTCCACTACAAGTTGGTCGTTCTTCTGGCAGGCATATGCATTCCAGGGCTTGGAAAGTTTGCGTCGACGACAATCGGGCTAGCCTGATACGTAAGTAAGCCTCGTAATAACTCCTTGATACTATCAGGCTGTAAGGGTATCCAGTCGACGTAAATAAGGGATCAACCAACGACaaagttttggttttaaaaaatcaacatcACAGCTATCCGTGATTAGATGACAAACGCTCAGTTCGCTCATGCCGTCGAGTCTTTCCAAGTTGAAATGTTATTGCTGGAGGTTGTAGACAAAGATGTGTTCCAAGTGAGGTACGTTTCCTTCTAGACCAGCAAGTTTGACAAAAGCCAACGGGTTCTCTACCTACATACTATCAAATATAACAAATGTGTATCACCAATATTATCAGTACCTACAACATAACATACATACTACCTACATAACAAATCAAACCAAACCTTAGTTTCTCGATGTCCGCAGCTCGTGTTCCATAGAACAGACTTACAAGGTCGGTGGTTAGTTCAATTCCCATGGAGATGAAAGGTCTCATTGTTTCGCTTCTTCACTGTAATTGATCAAcagtgtttatttctaataaTTGATCCACATCGACAGCCATAGGGGCGACTAGGCATTCACACCGATCTGACTTTGTAGTCCCTGTTGTTGctcccattaaaaaaataaaataaaatcctcACCGACATCACATTCGGGTAAAAGGAGCGGAATTCAAAAGGCGGAAAGGTGTCAGGGAAGCAAGAACATATACGTCCGTGAGGTAGCGTTTGGGGTCCACTGAGAGTGAACATAACAGAGACGGTTTGACATTTAGGCATTTACCCTGGCGGAAAAAACCTCCCGCCGATTCCAACGCTGTTGAGACCgttcgaaaaacaaacaaaaaaaagactggACAAAGGCGCTGTCCTGCGGCATGAGGTCCACTCATTAAAGTTTATCTTGTAACAAGGCAATCGATCTAGAAACTGCAGCAAAATTCGTCGTGTTGATATCAGCATAAATGTTTCGCTCCACTATCAAATTGTGCCAGCCTCTGTTTTCTTTGCCTTCCTTGTTGAAGATACCAAGTTACgaatcttaaaaatcaatgggaCCCCATACTGCCTTCTTACGACGTCCTCCCTCTATGACAATTACTCCGCCTAGATcagtatttgaaaaatttaaacggCTAAATTGtcagtgaaataaaaataattatttactcAACCTCGACTTCACTTTAATACACAACATGAACATTAATCACAGCTTACACTATGATTTGtgactaaatatttttttctttaagcttCAAATCTATAATATTACGAAATTAATAATATGTAACTGGTGTTTTTTTCTCCTATCTTAATAAATTTCTACTTTTATGTTGATCAATCAACCATCGGGGATGACATGAAAATTCGTTTAGAATAGAACTCGAATAGAGAGGGGTTGAATTCAGGACTGCTCAACGTAAGAGTAGAAATTCTTAATTAAGGAGAAACAATATCAGTATCATAATAATTGATCATTGTTTGTAATTATGTGGTTATTTCATTAGCAGTAATCATTTAAAGTCAATAgaatttaaatcaaatcaaattatgcAAAAACAAGCCCAATTGGCGGTTGCTAACAACCTACGACACACCCAAACCTTGATAAAGACCGGCAGTTAATGGAAAGTTCAGTTATACGATTGATTTTCATCATCtttgaaatacaaaaatggcaCGAGGACAGCAAAACCGAAATGGAACCCACACGAGAAAATTGACGAAAAAGCAGAAGCTGGCGCTTGCATCGAAAAGGCTTACCCACGGTCAGGAAAAAAAGGCTATCCTTATCACAAAAATCTTGGCAAGAGCTCTCTTCCTTTTCAAACGAGAATTGACACAGTTTCTCAAGTCATGGGGATTGGCCCCTCGCAAATATCAAGACACGCCCACCCTTCTCAAGAAAATGATTGACTATAATCAACAGATACCGAATTTCTTTGGAACCACCAAACGTCGAGTGGAAGTCGTTACCGCAACGCTACTTAAGGCCACTTATGGCAGAAACGCCGTCTTCCACGGTGTTTTACCCGTTGTCTGGAGGGAATGGAAAAAGTTTCTCCGAGCTTGGATTACAGTGGCGAACATGATTGGGGCCAAGTCGCTAGCCCAAAAGTTACGAAAAATGATGACGCGTCTACTTTCCTCGCACGGACGACGACCCTACACCGTGTCGAAAAACACTATTTTCATGAGTATGGCTTCGGAAGAGACGACTAAATGGACATCCTCCAAACGATCGGCCGCCATCGCGATTGGGCACATAGTTTTCGacacttttcttcaaaatGTGGCACCGAACCTTCGCACATTCATCGATTCAAATAACATCAGACCGAATTGGACTTCCGTGTTGGACGCATATGAGCTGAGTAAGCTCATTTTGGACAAATGCAGCGCCGACTGCTTTTTCGTTCCGCCCGGGACGCAAGATGAAGATGAATTGATAACAAGACTGGAAGGAGCGATGGAGGGGCGGCATGCGGTAAGTCACGATAAGCAAGAGAACGTCTTCTATAATTGGGAACCATACTTAAAGGATTGTGTTTATATACTGACAGCGATTCACTGTCCAGACGCAGCCGCACGCGTCCAGAAACGCCTTGATCGCCTCACTGCATCCAGAGACCAggccaaaaaacaattttctgcATTAACAGCTCGCCGCGTCACTACCGTCCATCGCAGCTTCCTGCAAGCCAAAAAATCGCCCCAACTCAAAGGTAAGCCAGGAAAGTGGCCGAGGCCTAATAGTCGATGGTTGAAAGGAATGTGTCCGTCCCAAACGATCGGGGACGCCTTTAGATTCCGACTCAAGAACAAGGTTCACAAGATTCTTCATTAACCGAATTTCGATTCTCTAAATTCTCTTGATTGTTGCTGCTAAGTCGCTGATACGTTGACCGTAATTCTGAATACAAAAGTTgtcgatttgaaaattttctatctaGTCTCGTCTTTCATTCAGTTGCAATTAGTTATGAATAATTAAATGGATAACTCATGACTCATGAGAAGCAAAAATACGAAGCGGTAAAATGATCTGACAATAAAGCCGGTCAAATACCACATATGTCAGAAATTCTATCAATCCTCACtgaacaaatttgtttctcaACTGAGGCTGGTATAACAAAGAGCCAAACAACACACACTTGGCACTTCCAAACGAATACAAGGGAAATTGTCAGATACATACCTGTTAGATATACTGTTGAAGACATAGTGGCATTCTCCATCATGAAATTGCAGTCAGCCAACCGTCTAACTTTACTGCTGTTTGGTCACCAACTGCTTGTTGAAAAGGGTAGACAAATTCACGCGGGATGCGGTGGTGAACCCCAATGTTGGCACACCTTCAAACCTGGAACACAAAAAGATTGCACAGCAGTTAGGATAACAACTTCGGAAATAAAACAGTAAATTAGtctcaatttgaatttgttcttTACGCTTGCATTCTAAAAATACACAAATCTTActggataataataaaagattgatttttaaaaagtatttcATAGAAAGTCAGTGATCAGCTGGGTGAGAATGATCAGGTCATCAATTTCAACCCTCTTCTTTGAATCTGGAACGTGTAGGCAAAATTCAGGCTTCCATtaacttttacatttttctcatTGGCTACTCACTTTTCTTAAGCTGGGATATTTTGTTATACATTGTGAAGCTATGATCCATGACTATCCACATGTAAATTGGAGAAATTGTTATATTAACCATGCATTGTGTCTATAGTTTTAGGAGTAGGCTACAGTGGCTACAGCTAGTTCAACCTTGTTACGAGATATTCTTCTTAAACGGATTCTTCCAAAGGCACAGACAATTCTAAAAGTCAAACAGTAATTGGAAAGTATAGACTTGTCGTGCATCAGCTAAATGATGCTGTAACATTGGCTAAGAATCACACGAAAAATTTCCCAAtagttccaccattttcagtATGGAGATATTATAAGTCATATGCAAGAGAAACCATCGACGCCTCACCTCTCGTACCGATGAGATCTTATTCTAAGAGATGTAGAATGCTTAACTGTTTTCTCACATTTTATCGGTTACTATACCTACACATTTTCAACCACGCGTAAGGGGACGCGATACTTGTGATAACAACACATGAATTTTAGATCAGgcaatgaacaaacaaaagaatactTACGTCAATGAACTTTTTAagcaattaattcaatttcactcTACTTTGTAAAACTACTCCTCTCCCCACGACTGGTTAATGTATATTGTAAAGGCCGGTCACTCAGCCACAATCTGTTTCAATCACGCTCTCTTCAGAACAGCATCAGAGTGGCAGACCGGCAGGGTGGAGAATGCAGACGAACTTCCGTTTTAACAGCGATGCCATTTTAGCTCGACGGAGTTTAATCAAATGTTTGATAAGTCAATCAGAGAGTCAATCAAAACAATCtcaattaaattcatttgtcGACTGTCGTATCAAAGTAGACTAGTAGAGGCctctttaatttaatttaatctttgtatttaatctttaatttaatagaaatgcaccaataatattttattttaccaaaatttTCCGAAGAGACAAAAAGTCTGGATCTCGTCTTCTTCATCTCACAACAAATAAGATTTTTGATAAGAATGACATGATCGGCTTCCACTCTGCTGGTTTCTCTGTGTGTAAAcctgaaaaatatgaaaattgacTAGAAGTCACTATAGAGGTTGCCTTGCACTGATGGATCATAAAGGATAATTGCTGTCTAGGAGGagaaaatcgagaaatttctgAAATCTAAAAATGAATCCGGATCTGTTATGTTAAAAAGTGGAAATGTTCAATGTCTTTTATCCATGATCTTAtcagtataaccatattaaGAGCAAAATGGACGTCGCTGTTGAAATACGAATATTACCAAAAATTcgtaggaaaaaaacaaaaacagttgGCCGAGAGGTGGGAGCGTACGCTATACGCAGGCTGTTTAATCCAAggaggaattttattttttgtatttttttctattcatccattgggactgggagggtaatttttcatttttgaatgtcaacgccaTATCAcgagaacgcacctggtctcgtcagctcccagaagttaagttacgtcgagtcccgttagtacttggaagggtgaccgcttgggaatacgggatgtcgttggcgatgaatagtttgttttcaataacaaatttcttgaaattttttttttcaatctggAGATTacctgggcaaggaagaagagagaagagtgcctagtgagaataaccatatattgtagattatggactaaactgataaaatacgaaTGTATAATGACCAAAAATTCGATTAACTAAGAGGAACAGTTGTGCCAGTGGTAGGAGTCTTAGTGGAGTCAAGatatgaaaaaaaggggggttaccgggaacaaattgcaacacggaatttttttcatgagCTTTGTTTTTGAATATAATTTTAATATAAAGATGCCAGCATTTCATCACTCTCTTTTGCAGGttagattttcttttacataaaaatggcagtattttttattttattgttgctATTAGGTTTTAGTACTCGGGTTTCTGTTGACGGCTGTTGTAGCCGATCCCCGCAGACAATTTGATGCCAATGACGTAAGGCCAACAGTACATAACAGTAAGGGCGCATTGCGCCAACAACGGGCTGCCTGCCCGGAAGATTATTCGCCTTGCCTGTGCGAATTGACTGCCAACGGGATCGAAGTCACTTGCGTCGATATTCCCGTCGCCGATATTGCCAACGTCTTTTACCGCACCCGAAACATCGACCTATACCAGGTCGTCTTGACGGCCTCTGGTTCGGGATCTGTCGATTTGCCCGCCGACCTCTTGAAAGACAAACGCGTTGAACGCATTTACCTGGGCTGCCAGGTCAACGCTTCCCCCAAACTCGGCCTCACTATTGCGTCTTCGACTTTTGAATTCACGCGGTTCAACACGACCGTCTTCGGCATCTTGAACTGCGATCTGGCCGGACAGACGGACATGCAATACCTGaacgattttttaattctcaacACTTTGAGAATTGACGATTGCGATAACATTGAAGCCATCGAAAGCCTACCCACTTCTACCTTACCCGCCCTCAAGGAAATGATTGTCGTCAACTGCACAGGACTGGAAAATGTCACCTTTCCCGATTTGACTCCGGCCCAGATTGGAGCTGTTGCAATTGGAAGGCAACGGGTTGACCGATGCGGCCGTCAACAGCATTTTAGTTTCCGTTGCCAGTTCCTCGTCGTCCAGTTCATTGCAGAAATTGGTTTTGTCGAATGAGTACACGATGACCAAAGTCCCAAGGATCGCTTCTTTCTCTAAATTGGCTTTGTATGACGTCAGTTTCAACGCCATCCCTTTCATGAgccaatcaaatttgattttcaacgCACCTGTTAACTTGGTCAGCCTCAAAAATATCG
The sequence above is drawn from the Daphnia pulicaria isolate SC F1-1A chromosome 1, SC_F0-13Bv2, whole genome shotgun sequence genome and encodes:
- the LOC124339081 gene encoding uncharacterized protein LOC124339081: MPAFHHSLLQVLVLGFLLTAVVADPRRQFDANDVRPTVHNSKGALRQQRAACPEDYSPCLCELTANGIEVTCVDIPVADIANVFYRTRNIDLYQVVLTASGSGSVDLPADLLKDKRVERIYLGCQVNASPKLGLTIASSTFEFTRFNTTVFGILNCDLAGQTDMQYLNDFLILNTLRIDDCDNIEAIESLPTSTLPALKEMIVVNCTGLENVTFPDLTPAQIGAVAIGRQRVDRCGRQQHFSFRCQFLVVQFIAEIGFVE